Proteins co-encoded in one Gossypium arboreum isolate Shixiya-1 chromosome 11, ASM2569848v2, whole genome shotgun sequence genomic window:
- the LOC108460235 gene encoding elongation factor G-1, mitochondrial-like isoform X2 — translation MARFPRSAIPRLLYTFFSSKTRRFYPSPTAALLLGNFEVRQFSAGNVARAKDAKEPWWKESMERLRNIGISAHIDSGKTTLTERILYYTGRIHEIHEVRGKDGVGAKMDSMDLEREKGITIQSAATYCTWKDYQINIIDTPGHVDFTIEVERALRVLDGAILVLCSVGGVQSQSITVDRQMRRYEVPRLAFINKLDRMGADPWKVLNQARSKLRHHSAAVQVPIGLEENFQGLIDLVQLKAYYFHGSSGEKVVAEEIPADMDVIVAEKRRELIEMVSEVDDKLAEAFLNDDPISSVDLEGVQPLLDGVLSYLPCPIEVSNYALDQTKNEEKVMLPGTPDGSLVALAFKLEEGRFGQLTYLRVYEGVIRKGDFIVNINTGKKIKVPRLVRMHSDEMEDIQEAHAGQIVAVFGVDCASGDTFTNGSVKYTMTSMSVPEPVMSLAVQPVSKDSGGQFSKALNRFQREDPTFRVGLDAESGQTIISGMGELHLDIYVERIRREYKVDAIVGKPRVNFRETITQHAEFDYLHKKQSGGQGQYGRVCGYVEPLPPGSPIKFEFENMIVGQAVPSNFIPAIEKGFKEAANSGSLIGHPVENIRIVLTDGASHAVDSSELAFKLAAIYAFRQCYSAARPVILEPIMLVELKVPTEFQGTVAGDINKRKGVIVGNDQDGDDSIITANVPLNNMFGYSTMLRSMTQGKGEFTMEYKEHSPVSQDVQMQLVSTHKADKAE, via the exons ATGGCACGATTCCCGAGATCCGCAATCCCGCGCCTCCTCTACACCTTCTTCTCCAGCAAAACGAGGAGGTTTTACCCCTCGCCAACAGCCGCCCTTCTACTAGGGAATTTTGAGGTCCGTCAATTCTCAGCTGGCAACGTCGCGCGAGCCAAGGATGCCAAAGAACCATGGTGGAAAGAGTCCATGGAACGACTCCGAAACATCGGAATTTCTGCGCACATCGACTCGGGCAAGACCACTCTAACGGAGCGGATTCTTTATTATACCGGCCGGATTCACGAGATCCACGAGGTTCGTGGCAAAGATGGCGTAGGAGCAAAGATGGATTCCATGGATTTAGAGAGAGAGAAAGGGATTACTATCCAATCTGCTGCCACGTATTGCACCTGGAAGGATTACCAG ATTAATATTATCGATACGCCTGGTCATGTTGATTTTACGATTGAAGTGGAGAGGGCGCTGCGTGTTCTTGACGGTGCCATTTTAGTTTTGTGTAGTGTTGGTGGTGTACAAAGTCAGTCAATTACTGTTGATCGACAAATGAGAAGATATGAGGTACCGAGACTCGCCTTTATTAACAAGCTTGATAGAATGGGAGCTGATCCATGGAAAGTGCTCAACCAG GCGAGGTCTAAGCTTCGACATCATAGTGCAGCTGTGCAAGTCCCAATTGGCCTTGAAGAAAACTTTCAGGGTCTTATCGACCTTGTGCAACTAAAAGCTTATTATTTCCATGGATCCAGCGG AGAAAAAGTTGTTGCGGAAGAAATACCAGCAGATATGGACGTGATAGTTGCAGAAAAGAGACGTGAACTGATAGAAATGGTGTCTGAAGTAGATGATAAACTAGCTGAAGCTTTTCTAAATGATGATCCTATTTCATCTGTTGATCTTGAG GGTGTACAACCACTTTTGGATGGTGTTCTTAGTTACTTGCCATGTCCAATTGAAGTCAGTAACTATGCTCTTGATCAAACAAAAAATGAAGAGAAG GTTATGTTGCCCGGAACCCCAGATGGATCACTTGTGGCATTAGCTTTTAAGTTGGAGGAAGGCCGGTTTGGTCAGCTAACATATCTAAG AGTCTACGAGGGTGTGATTCGAAAGGGTGATTTTATAGTGAACATAAACACAGGCAAGAAGATTAAG GTACCTCGTTTGGTTCGGATGCATTCTGATGAAATGGAG GACATTCAAGAGGCACATGCTGGGCAAATAGTTGCAGTTTTTGGAGTAGACTGCGCTTCAG GTGATACATTTACGAATGGATCTGTCAAATACACCATGACCTCTATGAGTGTCCCTGAACCAGTGATGTCATTAGCTGTTCAGCCAGTTTCAAAAGATTCAGGAGGCCAA TTTTCAAAGGCATTGAACCGTTTCCAGAGAGAGGATCCTACATTTCGTGTAGGGTTGGATGCTGAAAGCGGGCAG ACAATCATCTCTGGAATGGGGGAGCTTCATCTCGACATATATGTGGAAAGGATCCGGAGAGAATACAAG gttgatgcaaTTGTTGGAAAGCCTCGTGTGAATTTCAGGGAGACTATAACTCAGCATGCTGAATTTGATTATTTACACAAGAAACAATCTGGAGGACAGGGTCAATATGGTCGAGTATGTGG GTATGTTGAACCACTTCCACCTGGGTCTCCAATAAAGTTTGAATTTGAGAACATGATTGTTGGACAAGCTGTACCATCAAACTTTATTCCTGCAATTGAGAAGGGTTTCAAAGAAGCTGCAAATTC GGGTTCATTAATTGGACATCCAGTTGAAaatataaggattgttttgactGATGGTGCATCTCATGCAGTAGATTCTAGTGAGCTTGCGTTTAAGTTAGCTGCTATATATGCATTCAGACAG TGTTATAGTGCTGCAAGGCCTGTGATACTGGAACCTATAATGTTGGTTGAGTTGAAAGTACCAACAGAATTTCAGGGTACAGTAGCTGGTGATATCAATAA GAGGAAAGGTGTTATTGTTGGAAATGACCAAGATGGAGATGATTCTATAATTACTGCCAAT GTCCCGTTGAACAATATGTTTGGGTACTCAACAATGCTTCGATCAATGACACAG GGAAAAGGTGAATTCACAATGGAATACAAGGAGCATTCACCGGTTTCTCAGGATGTGCAAATGCAATTAGTGAGCACTCACAAGGCCGATAAAGCTGAATAA
- the LOC108460235 gene encoding elongation factor G-2, mitochondrial-like isoform X1 has protein sequence MARFPRSAIPRLLYTFFSSKTRRFYPSPTAALLLGNFEVRQFSAGNVARAKDAKEPWWKESMERLRNIGISAHIDSGKTTLTERILYYTGRIHEIHEVRGKDGVGAKMDSMDLEREKGITIQSAATYCTWKDYQINIIDTPGHVDFTIEVERALRVLDGAILVLCSVGGVQSQSITVDRQMRRYEVPRLAFINKLDRMGADPWKVLNQARSKLRHHSAAVQVPIGLEENFQGLIDLVQLKAYYFHGSSGEKVVAEEIPADMDVIVAEKRRELIEMVSEVDDKLAEAFLNDDPISSVDLEEAVCRATIARKFVPVFMGSAFKNKGVQPLLDGVLSYLPCPIEVSNYALDQTKNEEKVMLPGTPDGSLVALAFKLEEGRFGQLTYLRVYEGVIRKGDFIVNINTGKKIKVPRLVRMHSDEMEDIQEAHAGQIVAVFGVDCASGDTFTNGSVKYTMTSMSVPEPVMSLAVQPVSKDSGGQFSKALNRFQREDPTFRVGLDAESGQTIISGMGELHLDIYVERIRREYKVDAIVGKPRVNFRETITQHAEFDYLHKKQSGGQGQYGRVCGYVEPLPPGSPIKFEFENMIVGQAVPSNFIPAIEKGFKEAANSGSLIGHPVENIRIVLTDGASHAVDSSELAFKLAAIYAFRQCYSAARPVILEPIMLVELKVPTEFQGTVAGDINKRKGVIVGNDQDGDDSIITANVPLNNMFGYSTMLRSMTQGKGEFTMEYKEHSPVSQDVQMQLVSTHKADKAE, from the exons ATGGCACGATTCCCGAGATCCGCAATCCCGCGCCTCCTCTACACCTTCTTCTCCAGCAAAACGAGGAGGTTTTACCCCTCGCCAACAGCCGCCCTTCTACTAGGGAATTTTGAGGTCCGTCAATTCTCAGCTGGCAACGTCGCGCGAGCCAAGGATGCCAAAGAACCATGGTGGAAAGAGTCCATGGAACGACTCCGAAACATCGGAATTTCTGCGCACATCGACTCGGGCAAGACCACTCTAACGGAGCGGATTCTTTATTATACCGGCCGGATTCACGAGATCCACGAGGTTCGTGGCAAAGATGGCGTAGGAGCAAAGATGGATTCCATGGATTTAGAGAGAGAGAAAGGGATTACTATCCAATCTGCTGCCACGTATTGCACCTGGAAGGATTACCAG ATTAATATTATCGATACGCCTGGTCATGTTGATTTTACGATTGAAGTGGAGAGGGCGCTGCGTGTTCTTGACGGTGCCATTTTAGTTTTGTGTAGTGTTGGTGGTGTACAAAGTCAGTCAATTACTGTTGATCGACAAATGAGAAGATATGAGGTACCGAGACTCGCCTTTATTAACAAGCTTGATAGAATGGGAGCTGATCCATGGAAAGTGCTCAACCAG GCGAGGTCTAAGCTTCGACATCATAGTGCAGCTGTGCAAGTCCCAATTGGCCTTGAAGAAAACTTTCAGGGTCTTATCGACCTTGTGCAACTAAAAGCTTATTATTTCCATGGATCCAGCGG AGAAAAAGTTGTTGCGGAAGAAATACCAGCAGATATGGACGTGATAGTTGCAGAAAAGAGACGTGAACTGATAGAAATGGTGTCTGAAGTAGATGATAAACTAGCTGAAGCTTTTCTAAATGATGATCCTATTTCATCTGTTGATCTTGAG GAAGCAGTTTGTAGGGCAACCATAGCTCGAAAATTTGTACCTGTATTCATGGGTAGTGCGTTCAAAAACAAG GGTGTACAACCACTTTTGGATGGTGTTCTTAGTTACTTGCCATGTCCAATTGAAGTCAGTAACTATGCTCTTGATCAAACAAAAAATGAAGAGAAG GTTATGTTGCCCGGAACCCCAGATGGATCACTTGTGGCATTAGCTTTTAAGTTGGAGGAAGGCCGGTTTGGTCAGCTAACATATCTAAG AGTCTACGAGGGTGTGATTCGAAAGGGTGATTTTATAGTGAACATAAACACAGGCAAGAAGATTAAG GTACCTCGTTTGGTTCGGATGCATTCTGATGAAATGGAG GACATTCAAGAGGCACATGCTGGGCAAATAGTTGCAGTTTTTGGAGTAGACTGCGCTTCAG GTGATACATTTACGAATGGATCTGTCAAATACACCATGACCTCTATGAGTGTCCCTGAACCAGTGATGTCATTAGCTGTTCAGCCAGTTTCAAAAGATTCAGGAGGCCAA TTTTCAAAGGCATTGAACCGTTTCCAGAGAGAGGATCCTACATTTCGTGTAGGGTTGGATGCTGAAAGCGGGCAG ACAATCATCTCTGGAATGGGGGAGCTTCATCTCGACATATATGTGGAAAGGATCCGGAGAGAATACAAG gttgatgcaaTTGTTGGAAAGCCTCGTGTGAATTTCAGGGAGACTATAACTCAGCATGCTGAATTTGATTATTTACACAAGAAACAATCTGGAGGACAGGGTCAATATGGTCGAGTATGTGG GTATGTTGAACCACTTCCACCTGGGTCTCCAATAAAGTTTGAATTTGAGAACATGATTGTTGGACAAGCTGTACCATCAAACTTTATTCCTGCAATTGAGAAGGGTTTCAAAGAAGCTGCAAATTC GGGTTCATTAATTGGACATCCAGTTGAAaatataaggattgttttgactGATGGTGCATCTCATGCAGTAGATTCTAGTGAGCTTGCGTTTAAGTTAGCTGCTATATATGCATTCAGACAG TGTTATAGTGCTGCAAGGCCTGTGATACTGGAACCTATAATGTTGGTTGAGTTGAAAGTACCAACAGAATTTCAGGGTACAGTAGCTGGTGATATCAATAA GAGGAAAGGTGTTATTGTTGGAAATGACCAAGATGGAGATGATTCTATAATTACTGCCAAT GTCCCGTTGAACAATATGTTTGGGTACTCAACAATGCTTCGATCAATGACACAG GGAAAAGGTGAATTCACAATGGAATACAAGGAGCATTCACCGGTTTCTCAGGATGTGCAAATGCAATTAGTGAGCACTCACAAGGCCGATAAAGCTGAATAA
- the LOC108460235 gene encoding elongation factor G-2, mitochondrial-like isoform X3 — protein MVERVHGTTPKHRNFCAHRLGQDHSNGADSLLYRPDSRDPRGSWQRWRRSKDGFHGFRERERDYYPICCHVLHLEGLPVLCSVGGVQSQSITVDRQMRRYEVPRLAFINKLDRMGADPWKVLNQARSKLRHHSAAVQVPIGLEENFQGLIDLVQLKAYYFHGSSGEKVVAEEIPADMDVIVAEKRRELIEMVSEVDDKLAEAFLNDDPISSVDLEEAVCRATIARKFVPVFMGSAFKNKGVQPLLDGVLSYLPCPIEVSNYALDQTKNEEKVMLPGTPDGSLVALAFKLEEGRFGQLTYLRVYEGVIRKGDFIVNINTGKKIKVPRLVRMHSDEMEDIQEAHAGQIVAVFGVDCASGDTFTNGSVKYTMTSMSVPEPVMSLAVQPVSKDSGGQFSKALNRFQREDPTFRVGLDAESGQTIISGMGELHLDIYVERIRREYKVDAIVGKPRVNFRETITQHAEFDYLHKKQSGGQGQYGRVCGYVEPLPPGSPIKFEFENMIVGQAVPSNFIPAIEKGFKEAANSGSLIGHPVENIRIVLTDGASHAVDSSELAFKLAAIYAFRQCYSAARPVILEPIMLVELKVPTEFQGTVAGDINKRKGVIVGNDQDGDDSIITANVPLNNMFGYSTMLRSMTQGKGEFTMEYKEHSPVSQDVQMQLVSTHKADKAE, from the exons ATGGTGGAAAGAGTCCATGGAACGACTCCGAAACATCGGAATTTCTGCGCACATCGACTCGGGCAAGACCACTCTAACGGAGCGGATTCTTTATTATACCGGCCGGATTCACGAGATCCACGAGGTTCGTGGCAAAGATGGCGTAGGAGCAAAGATGGATTCCATGGATTTAGAGAGAGAGAAAGGGATTACTATCCAATCTGCTGCCACGTATTGCACCTGGAAGGATTACCAG TTTTGTGTAGTGTTGGTGGTGTACAAAGTCAGTCAATTACTGTTGATCGACAAATGAGAAGATATGAGGTACCGAGACTCGCCTTTATTAACAAGCTTGATAGAATGGGAGCTGATCCATGGAAAGTGCTCAACCAG GCGAGGTCTAAGCTTCGACATCATAGTGCAGCTGTGCAAGTCCCAATTGGCCTTGAAGAAAACTTTCAGGGTCTTATCGACCTTGTGCAACTAAAAGCTTATTATTTCCATGGATCCAGCGG AGAAAAAGTTGTTGCGGAAGAAATACCAGCAGATATGGACGTGATAGTTGCAGAAAAGAGACGTGAACTGATAGAAATGGTGTCTGAAGTAGATGATAAACTAGCTGAAGCTTTTCTAAATGATGATCCTATTTCATCTGTTGATCTTGAG GAAGCAGTTTGTAGGGCAACCATAGCTCGAAAATTTGTACCTGTATTCATGGGTAGTGCGTTCAAAAACAAG GGTGTACAACCACTTTTGGATGGTGTTCTTAGTTACTTGCCATGTCCAATTGAAGTCAGTAACTATGCTCTTGATCAAACAAAAAATGAAGAGAAG GTTATGTTGCCCGGAACCCCAGATGGATCACTTGTGGCATTAGCTTTTAAGTTGGAGGAAGGCCGGTTTGGTCAGCTAACATATCTAAG AGTCTACGAGGGTGTGATTCGAAAGGGTGATTTTATAGTGAACATAAACACAGGCAAGAAGATTAAG GTACCTCGTTTGGTTCGGATGCATTCTGATGAAATGGAG GACATTCAAGAGGCACATGCTGGGCAAATAGTTGCAGTTTTTGGAGTAGACTGCGCTTCAG GTGATACATTTACGAATGGATCTGTCAAATACACCATGACCTCTATGAGTGTCCCTGAACCAGTGATGTCATTAGCTGTTCAGCCAGTTTCAAAAGATTCAGGAGGCCAA TTTTCAAAGGCATTGAACCGTTTCCAGAGAGAGGATCCTACATTTCGTGTAGGGTTGGATGCTGAAAGCGGGCAG ACAATCATCTCTGGAATGGGGGAGCTTCATCTCGACATATATGTGGAAAGGATCCGGAGAGAATACAAG gttgatgcaaTTGTTGGAAAGCCTCGTGTGAATTTCAGGGAGACTATAACTCAGCATGCTGAATTTGATTATTTACACAAGAAACAATCTGGAGGACAGGGTCAATATGGTCGAGTATGTGG GTATGTTGAACCACTTCCACCTGGGTCTCCAATAAAGTTTGAATTTGAGAACATGATTGTTGGACAAGCTGTACCATCAAACTTTATTCCTGCAATTGAGAAGGGTTTCAAAGAAGCTGCAAATTC GGGTTCATTAATTGGACATCCAGTTGAAaatataaggattgttttgactGATGGTGCATCTCATGCAGTAGATTCTAGTGAGCTTGCGTTTAAGTTAGCTGCTATATATGCATTCAGACAG TGTTATAGTGCTGCAAGGCCTGTGATACTGGAACCTATAATGTTGGTTGAGTTGAAAGTACCAACAGAATTTCAGGGTACAGTAGCTGGTGATATCAATAA GAGGAAAGGTGTTATTGTTGGAAATGACCAAGATGGAGATGATTCTATAATTACTGCCAAT GTCCCGTTGAACAATATGTTTGGGTACTCAACAATGCTTCGATCAATGACACAG GGAAAAGGTGAATTCACAATGGAATACAAGGAGCATTCACCGGTTTCTCAGGATGTGCAAATGCAATTAGTGAGCACTCACAAGGCCGATAAAGCTGAATAA
- the LOC108460235 gene encoding elongation factor G-2, mitochondrial-like isoform X4: protein MRRYEVPRLAFINKLDRMGADPWKVLNQARSKLRHHSAAVQVPIGLEENFQGLIDLVQLKAYYFHGSSGEKVVAEEIPADMDVIVAEKRRELIEMVSEVDDKLAEAFLNDDPISSVDLEEAVCRATIARKFVPVFMGSAFKNKGVQPLLDGVLSYLPCPIEVSNYALDQTKNEEKVMLPGTPDGSLVALAFKLEEGRFGQLTYLRVYEGVIRKGDFIVNINTGKKIKVPRLVRMHSDEMEDIQEAHAGQIVAVFGVDCASGDTFTNGSVKYTMTSMSVPEPVMSLAVQPVSKDSGGQFSKALNRFQREDPTFRVGLDAESGQTIISGMGELHLDIYVERIRREYKVDAIVGKPRVNFRETITQHAEFDYLHKKQSGGQGQYGRVCGYVEPLPPGSPIKFEFENMIVGQAVPSNFIPAIEKGFKEAANSGSLIGHPVENIRIVLTDGASHAVDSSELAFKLAAIYAFRQCYSAARPVILEPIMLVELKVPTEFQGTVAGDINKRKGVIVGNDQDGDDSIITANVPLNNMFGYSTMLRSMTQGKGEFTMEYKEHSPVSQDVQMQLVSTHKADKAE from the exons ATGAGAAGATATGAGGTACCGAGACTCGCCTTTATTAACAAGCTTGATAGAATGGGAGCTGATCCATGGAAAGTGCTCAACCAG GCGAGGTCTAAGCTTCGACATCATAGTGCAGCTGTGCAAGTCCCAATTGGCCTTGAAGAAAACTTTCAGGGTCTTATCGACCTTGTGCAACTAAAAGCTTATTATTTCCATGGATCCAGCGG AGAAAAAGTTGTTGCGGAAGAAATACCAGCAGATATGGACGTGATAGTTGCAGAAAAGAGACGTGAACTGATAGAAATGGTGTCTGAAGTAGATGATAAACTAGCTGAAGCTTTTCTAAATGATGATCCTATTTCATCTGTTGATCTTGAG GAAGCAGTTTGTAGGGCAACCATAGCTCGAAAATTTGTACCTGTATTCATGGGTAGTGCGTTCAAAAACAAG GGTGTACAACCACTTTTGGATGGTGTTCTTAGTTACTTGCCATGTCCAATTGAAGTCAGTAACTATGCTCTTGATCAAACAAAAAATGAAGAGAAG GTTATGTTGCCCGGAACCCCAGATGGATCACTTGTGGCATTAGCTTTTAAGTTGGAGGAAGGCCGGTTTGGTCAGCTAACATATCTAAG AGTCTACGAGGGTGTGATTCGAAAGGGTGATTTTATAGTGAACATAAACACAGGCAAGAAGATTAAG GTACCTCGTTTGGTTCGGATGCATTCTGATGAAATGGAG GACATTCAAGAGGCACATGCTGGGCAAATAGTTGCAGTTTTTGGAGTAGACTGCGCTTCAG GTGATACATTTACGAATGGATCTGTCAAATACACCATGACCTCTATGAGTGTCCCTGAACCAGTGATGTCATTAGCTGTTCAGCCAGTTTCAAAAGATTCAGGAGGCCAA TTTTCAAAGGCATTGAACCGTTTCCAGAGAGAGGATCCTACATTTCGTGTAGGGTTGGATGCTGAAAGCGGGCAG ACAATCATCTCTGGAATGGGGGAGCTTCATCTCGACATATATGTGGAAAGGATCCGGAGAGAATACAAG gttgatgcaaTTGTTGGAAAGCCTCGTGTGAATTTCAGGGAGACTATAACTCAGCATGCTGAATTTGATTATTTACACAAGAAACAATCTGGAGGACAGGGTCAATATGGTCGAGTATGTGG GTATGTTGAACCACTTCCACCTGGGTCTCCAATAAAGTTTGAATTTGAGAACATGATTGTTGGACAAGCTGTACCATCAAACTTTATTCCTGCAATTGAGAAGGGTTTCAAAGAAGCTGCAAATTC GGGTTCATTAATTGGACATCCAGTTGAAaatataaggattgttttgactGATGGTGCATCTCATGCAGTAGATTCTAGTGAGCTTGCGTTTAAGTTAGCTGCTATATATGCATTCAGACAG TGTTATAGTGCTGCAAGGCCTGTGATACTGGAACCTATAATGTTGGTTGAGTTGAAAGTACCAACAGAATTTCAGGGTACAGTAGCTGGTGATATCAATAA GAGGAAAGGTGTTATTGTTGGAAATGACCAAGATGGAGATGATTCTATAATTACTGCCAAT GTCCCGTTGAACAATATGTTTGGGTACTCAACAATGCTTCGATCAATGACACAG GGAAAAGGTGAATTCACAATGGAATACAAGGAGCATTCACCGGTTTCTCAGGATGTGCAAATGCAATTAGTGAGCACTCACAAGGCCGATAAAGCTGAATAA
- the LOC108460236 gene encoding 3-hydroxyisobutyryl-CoA hydrolase-like protein 1, mitochondrial isoform X1, translating into MQSLKLLVTSRRRDSLIRLKRNLSSLPINSSADDLQNQVLVEGKASSRVAILNRPSSLNALNTNIGARLHELYASWEDDPNIGFVVMKGSGRAFCAGGDIVALYHLINEGKIEKCKGFFRTLYSFIYHLGTYLKPHVSMLNGITMGGGAGISIPGTFRLATDRTVFATPETQIGFHPDAGASFHLSRLPGHLGEYLGLTGAKLIGAEMVSCGLATHYSNTDKLPLIEEELGNLVTDDPSVIESCLEKYSDVVYPEKTSALHRIEVLNKCFGHDTVEEIIDAVESEASATNDAWCNSTLKKLKEASPLSLKVSLRSVREGRFQTLDQCLVREYRMSLQGISKRISNDFCEGVRARVVHKDFAPKWEPPSLEKVSDDMVDQYFAPLSESEPNLELPTKQREAFN; encoded by the exons ATGCAGAGCTTAAAGCTTTTGGTAACAAGTCGTCGTCGTGACAGTCTAATCCGGTTGAAGAGAAACCTATCCTCGCTTCCAATCAATTCTTCTGCTGATGATCTTCAAAATCAA GTGCTGGTTGAAGGTAAAGCGAGTTCTCGAGTAGCGATTCTCAACAGACCTTCGTCTCTCAATGCTCTCAATACAAATATA GGCGCTAGGTTGCATGAATTGTACGCATCTTGGGAAGATGATCCCaatattggatttgtggtcatgaag GGCAGTGGAAGGGCATTTTGTGCAGGTGGAGATATTGTTGCTCTTTATCATTTGATAAATGAAG GGAAGATAGAAAAGTGTAAGGGCTTTTTTAGGACGTTGTATAGCTTTATATACCATCTTGGTACATACTTGAAGCCTCAT GTGTCTATGTTAAATGGCATTACTATGGGTGGTGGAGCTGGAATTTCGATACCTGGGACATTTCGGCTTGCGACTGATAGAACC GTTTTTGCTACCCCTGAAACTCAAATTGGCTTCCATCCTGATGCCGGAGCATCCTTTCATCTCTCTCGTCTACCTGGTCACTTAG GAGAGTACTTGGGTCTGACAGGAGCAAAACTCATTGGGGCTGAAATGGTTTCTTGCGGGCTTGCGACACACTACTCAAACACTGAT AAGCTTCCACTGATTGAAGAAGAGCTTGGAAATTTGGTTACCGATGATCCTTCTGTCATTGAGTCTTGTTTGGAGAAATATAGTGATGTAGTCTATCCTGAAAAGACTAGTGCGCTGCACAG GATTGAAGTGCTCAATAAATGTTTTGGCCATGACACAGTTGAGGAAATTATCGATGCTGTG GAAAGTGAGGCATCTGCAACAAATGATGCATGGTGCAATTCCACATTAAAGAAACTTAAAGAAGCTTCACCATTGAGCTTGAAGGTGTCTTTGAGATCG GTACGAGAAGGCAGATTTCAAACCCTTGACCAGTGCTTGGTTCGTGAGTATCGGATGTCCCTTCAAGGGATATCTAAGCGAATCTCCAATGACTTCTGCGAG gGTGTCAGAGCACGAGTGGTGCACAAAGACTTTGCTCCAAAG TGGGAACCTCCAAGCTTAGAAAAAGTGTCGGACGATATGGTGGATCAGTACTTTGCACCTCTCAGTGAATCTGAGCCAAATCTGGAGCTCCCCACAAAACAGAGAGAAGCATTTAACTAG
- the LOC108460236 gene encoding 3-hydroxyisobutyryl-CoA hydrolase-like protein 1, mitochondrial isoform X2, translating to MQSLKLLVTSRRRDSLIRLKRNLSSLPINSSADDLQNQVLVEGKASSRVAILNRPSSLNALNTNIGARLHELYASWEDDPNIGFVVMKGSGRAFCAGGDIVALYHLINEGKIEKCKGFFRTLYSFIYHLGTYLKPHVSMLNGITMGGGAGISIPGTFRLATDRTVFATPETQIGFHPDAGASFHLSRLPGHLGEYLGLTGAKLIGAEMVSCGLATHYSNTDKLPLIEEELGNLVTDDPSVIESCLEKYSDVVYPEKTSALHRIEVLNKCFGHDTVEEIIDAVESEASATNDAWCNSTLKKLKEASPLSLKVSLRSVREGRFQTLDQCLVREYRMSLQGISKRISNDFCEGVRARVVHKDFAPKM from the exons ATGCAGAGCTTAAAGCTTTTGGTAACAAGTCGTCGTCGTGACAGTCTAATCCGGTTGAAGAGAAACCTATCCTCGCTTCCAATCAATTCTTCTGCTGATGATCTTCAAAATCAA GTGCTGGTTGAAGGTAAAGCGAGTTCTCGAGTAGCGATTCTCAACAGACCTTCGTCTCTCAATGCTCTCAATACAAATATA GGCGCTAGGTTGCATGAATTGTACGCATCTTGGGAAGATGATCCCaatattggatttgtggtcatgaag GGCAGTGGAAGGGCATTTTGTGCAGGTGGAGATATTGTTGCTCTTTATCATTTGATAAATGAAG GGAAGATAGAAAAGTGTAAGGGCTTTTTTAGGACGTTGTATAGCTTTATATACCATCTTGGTACATACTTGAAGCCTCAT GTGTCTATGTTAAATGGCATTACTATGGGTGGTGGAGCTGGAATTTCGATACCTGGGACATTTCGGCTTGCGACTGATAGAACC GTTTTTGCTACCCCTGAAACTCAAATTGGCTTCCATCCTGATGCCGGAGCATCCTTTCATCTCTCTCGTCTACCTGGTCACTTAG GAGAGTACTTGGGTCTGACAGGAGCAAAACTCATTGGGGCTGAAATGGTTTCTTGCGGGCTTGCGACACACTACTCAAACACTGAT AAGCTTCCACTGATTGAAGAAGAGCTTGGAAATTTGGTTACCGATGATCCTTCTGTCATTGAGTCTTGTTTGGAGAAATATAGTGATGTAGTCTATCCTGAAAAGACTAGTGCGCTGCACAG GATTGAAGTGCTCAATAAATGTTTTGGCCATGACACAGTTGAGGAAATTATCGATGCTGTG GAAAGTGAGGCATCTGCAACAAATGATGCATGGTGCAATTCCACATTAAAGAAACTTAAAGAAGCTTCACCATTGAGCTTGAAGGTGTCTTTGAGATCG GTACGAGAAGGCAGATTTCAAACCCTTGACCAGTGCTTGGTTCGTGAGTATCGGATGTCCCTTCAAGGGATATCTAAGCGAATCTCCAATGACTTCTGCGAG gGTGTCAGAGCACGAGTGGTGCACAAAGACTTTGCTCCAAAG ATGTAG